The Microcoleus sp. bin38.metabat.b11b12b14.051 genome includes a window with the following:
- a CDS encoding NIL domain-containing protein, whose product MLDQNTGESEFEPIDNFHHTQQSDLPHTDSGDRRPTTTRIRIRIPKEYHHEPVISNLISEHGLTVNFNAALLGGKTSDDGWFDLELNGTSQQIESALIYLNDLDVEIWSNSNHPDEETW is encoded by the coding sequence ATGTTAGATCAAAATACTGGCGAATCTGAATTTGAGCCGATCGACAATTTTCACCATACTCAACAATCAGACCTCCCGCACACAGATTCAGGAGACCGCAGACCAACTACAACCCGCATTCGCATTCGCATTCCCAAAGAATACCATCACGAACCTGTAATCTCTAACCTGATTTCGGAACACGGCTTGACGGTGAATTTTAATGCAGCTTTGTTGGGCGGAAAAACTTCTGATGATGGTTGGTTTGATTTGGAACTTAACGGTACAAGTCAACAGATTGAAAGTGCTCTGATTTATCTCAACGATTTAGATGTAGAAATCTGGAGCAATTCCAATCATCCCGATGAAGAAACTTGGTAA
- the cysW gene encoding sulfate ABC transporter permease subunit CysW, with protein MTADLNPSTNYPLPPVGSASRSNEKAWVKPTLIGIAIAYLGLVLFIPALNVFYQAFKKGFEPFFTNLTSPDFLSAAQLTLLIALIVVPINTVFGLCAAWVIGRNKFPGRTLLITILDVPFAISPVVAGLMIVLLYGRLGWFGPFLESGGIKIIFAFPGMVLATAFVTLPFVAREVIPVLEEVGTDQEEAAKTLGANDWQIFWNVTLPNIRWGLLYGVILTNARAMGEFGAVSVVSGNIAKKTQTLPLFVEDAYKQYATQAAFSAAVVLGLLAVVTLVLKEILEQKTSIKEVDS; from the coding sequence ATGACGGCTGATCTCAATCCCTCAACAAATTATCCGCTTCCTCCCGTTGGTTCTGCGTCGCGCAGCAACGAAAAAGCCTGGGTAAAACCCACATTAATTGGCATTGCGATCGCCTATCTCGGCCTGGTCTTATTTATCCCGGCGCTCAACGTTTTTTACCAAGCTTTCAAAAAGGGATTCGAGCCATTTTTCACAAACTTAACCTCACCAGATTTTTTATCAGCAGCACAGCTTACCCTACTAATCGCTCTGATAGTCGTACCGATAAACACTGTATTCGGCTTGTGTGCAGCTTGGGTAATCGGCCGCAATAAATTTCCCGGGCGCACCCTATTAATCACGATTTTAGACGTGCCGTTTGCCATATCTCCCGTAGTTGCAGGTTTAATGATTGTACTGCTGTACGGTCGCTTGGGATGGTTCGGCCCGTTCTTAGAAAGTGGCGGGATTAAGATTATTTTTGCCTTCCCCGGAATGGTGCTGGCTACTGCTTTTGTGACTCTACCTTTTGTCGCCCGTGAAGTAATTCCTGTTTTGGAAGAAGTAGGAACCGATCAAGAAGAAGCGGCGAAAACTTTGGGAGCAAATGATTGGCAAATCTTCTGGAATGTCACTCTGCCGAATATTCGCTGGGGCTTGCTTTACGGAGTGATTTTGACAAATGCTAGAGCCATGGGAGAATTTGGAGCTGTTTCTGTAGTGTCGGGAAATATTGCCAAAAAAACCCAAACTTTGCCTTTGTTTGTTGAGGATGCTTACAAGCAGTACGCAACGCAAGCAGCGTTTTCTGCTGCGGTAGTTCTCGGCTTGTTAGCCGTTGTTACCCTCGTACTTAAGGAGATTTTGGAACAAAAAACTAGCATCAAGGAGGTTGACAGTTGA
- the cysT gene encoding sulfate ABC transporter permease subunit CysT: MAVSSQANNAQSAIANIKRAIGKITLPWGITIGYLSLMLFLPVTAMLLKASTANPGEFWKIATSPIALSAYDVTFVTSLIAALINGVFGTLIAWVLVRYDFPLKRIIDAAVDLPFALPTSVAGLTLATVYSDNGWIGSLFAPLGIKISFTRLGVGIAMIFISLPFIVRTVQPVLHEMEKDIEEAAWCLGASQFQTFWRVVLPPLFPSILTGVALGFSRAVGEYGSTVIVASNVPFKDLIAPVLIFQRLEQYDYAGATVIGTVMLGISLAMLFTINVLQAWRRRYDG, encoded by the coding sequence ATGGCAGTATCATCTCAAGCAAATAACGCTCAATCTGCGATCGCCAATATCAAAAGAGCGATCGGCAAAATCACACTACCTTGGGGAATCACCATCGGCTACCTCAGCCTGATGCTATTTCTCCCAGTCACAGCCATGCTGCTAAAAGCCAGCACAGCAAACCCCGGCGAATTTTGGAAAATAGCCACCAGCCCGATCGCCCTTTCCGCCTACGATGTCACCTTCGTCACATCACTAATTGCCGCCCTAATCAACGGAGTATTTGGCACATTAATAGCCTGGGTATTAGTCCGCTACGACTTTCCCTTAAAACGGATTATCGACGCAGCAGTCGATTTACCCTTTGCACTGCCAACATCCGTTGCAGGTTTAACCCTCGCCACAGTTTACAGCGATAACGGCTGGATCGGTTCGCTATTTGCACCATTAGGAATCAAAATATCATTCACTCGCTTAGGCGTAGGAATAGCCATGATCTTTATTTCCTTGCCATTCATCGTGCGGACTGTACAGCCAGTTTTACACGAAATGGAAAAAGACATCGAAGAAGCAGCTTGGTGCTTGGGAGCCTCTCAATTTCAAACCTTCTGGCGAGTAGTTTTACCGCCGCTGTTTCCCTCAATTTTAACCGGAGTTGCCCTCGGATTTTCCCGAGCAGTTGGCGAGTACGGTTCCACTGTCATAGTAGCTTCTAACGTGCCGTTTAAAGATTTAATTGCTCCGGTCTTAATTTTCCAAAGATTGGAACAATACGACTATGCAGGAGCCACAGTAATCGGCACAGTCATGTTAGGTATTTCCCTAGCAATGTTGTTCACAATCAATGTTTTACAAGCATGGAGAAGACGCTATGACGGCTGA
- a CDS encoding sulfate ABC transporter substrate-binding protein: MSPWQHLTQQFNRTQQPQIGKNRSLTALKRFVSLLLVGITLSLAIVSCQQGTPNNPAATSGGASSAGNKGKVELTLVSFAVTKAAHEAIIPKFIEQWQKEKGQTVIFSESYGGSGSQTRAVIDGLEADIVHLALALDTTKIEKAGLIQPGWEKEVPNEGIISKSVAVIVTREGNPKGIKTWEDLAKDGVKVITADPKTSGVARWNFLALWGSMIKTGGDDAKALDFTSKVYKNVPILTRDAREASDVFFKQGQGDALINYENEVILAADKGEKLPYTIPQVNVSIDNPIAIVDKNVDKHGTREVAEAFVKYLYTPEAQREFAKAGFRPVDETVAKEAEFVQKYPPVKTLFTAKDLGGWGEIQKKFFDDGATFDKIQGSIKR, from the coding sequence ATGAGCCCGTGGCAACACCTAACTCAACAATTTAACCGTACACAACAGCCACAAATTGGCAAAAATCGATCGTTGACCGCACTAAAAAGATTTGTGTCGCTATTGTTAGTAGGAATAACTTTAAGTCTGGCGATCGTCTCCTGCCAGCAGGGAACCCCCAACAACCCAGCAGCGACTTCAGGCGGTGCTAGCTCAGCAGGCAACAAAGGCAAAGTAGAATTAACCCTCGTATCCTTCGCCGTCACCAAAGCCGCCCACGAAGCGATCATTCCCAAATTTATAGAACAATGGCAAAAAGAAAAAGGCCAAACTGTCATCTTCAGCGAAAGTTACGGCGGTTCCGGTTCCCAAACCCGAGCAGTAATTGACGGATTAGAAGCCGACATTGTACACCTAGCCCTCGCCCTCGACACGACCAAAATCGAGAAAGCCGGACTCATCCAGCCTGGGTGGGAAAAAGAAGTCCCTAACGAAGGCATCATCAGCAAATCAGTAGCAGTAATCGTCACTCGCGAAGGCAATCCCAAAGGTATCAAAACCTGGGAAGATTTAGCCAAAGACGGAGTAAAAGTGATTACCGCTGATCCCAAAACATCAGGCGTTGCTCGTTGGAATTTCCTCGCACTTTGGGGTTCGATGATCAAAACTGGAGGAGATGATGCTAAAGCATTAGATTTTACCAGCAAAGTCTATAAAAACGTCCCGATTCTGACTAGAGATGCCCGTGAAGCCAGCGATGTATTTTTCAAACAAGGTCAAGGCGATGCCTTAATCAACTACGAAAATGAAGTTATTTTGGCTGCCGATAAAGGTGAAAAACTGCCATATACGATTCCGCAAGTTAATGTGTCGATCGACAATCCGATCGCCATTGTCGATAAAAACGTGGACAAACACGGCACTCGCGAAGTCGCCGAAGCATTTGTCAAGTATCTGTACACACCAGAAGCCCAGCGAGAATTTGCCAAAGCAGGATTTCGCCCAGTAGATGAGACAGTCGCCAAAGAAGCAGAATTTGTCCAAAAATATCCCCCCGTCAAAACCCTATTTACAGCTAAAGATTTGGGAGGTTGGGGAGAAATTCAGAAGAAATTCTTTGATGACGGAGCCACATTTGACAAAATCCAAGGTTCGATTAAACGCTAA